A genome region from Thermococcus gorgonarius includes the following:
- a CDS encoding indolepyruvate oxidoreductase subunit beta: MREYNIVITGVGGQGILTAANLLGWAALHAGYKVRVGEVHGMSQRFGSVIAYVRFGEDVYGAMVPEGKADVILSFEPVEALRYINYLKKGGLVFTNSRPIPPVQVSMGLATYPTLEEMKKIIEEDFGGKFMAFDAEKLAIEAGNIVTTNVVLIGALTQTPGFPLSAEHVREVIKVSVPPKTVEVNMKAFDLGVKAAREMLGL; this comes from the coding sequence ATGAGGGAGTACAACATCGTTATCACGGGTGTCGGCGGCCAGGGAATCCTCACCGCCGCTAACCTGCTCGGCTGGGCGGCTCTTCACGCCGGCTACAAGGTTCGCGTTGGCGAGGTCCACGGCATGAGCCAGCGCTTTGGAAGCGTCATCGCCTACGTCCGCTTTGGCGAGGACGTTTACGGCGCCATGGTTCCCGAGGGAAAGGCCGATGTTATCCTTTCCTTCGAGCCGGTTGAGGCTTTGAGATACATCAACTACCTCAAGAAGGGTGGCCTTGTCTTCACGAACTCCAGACCCATTCCGCCGGTTCAGGTCTCGATGGGGCTCGCCACTTACCCGACCCTTGAGGAGATGAAGAAGATCATCGAGGAGGACTTTGGAGGCAAGTTCATGGCCTTCGACGCCGAGAAGCTCGCGATAGAGGCAGGAAACATCGTTACAACCAACGTCGTCCTTATCGGTGCTTTAACTCAAACGCCTGGCTTTCCGCTCTCGGCAGAGCACGTAAGGGAGGTCATAAAGGTCAGCGTCCCTCCGAAGACCGTCGAGGTAAACATGAAGGCCTTTGATCTGGGCGTTAAGGCCGCGAGGGAGATGCTGGGGCTTTGA
- the iorA gene encoding indolepyruvate ferredoxin oxidoreductase subunit alpha, producing MAKVTDIVLWDKPGERVLLLGNQAIARGALEGNIAVFAAYPGTPSSELTDTMAAVAKRAGVYMEYSTNEKVAFETALAASWSGLRAMTAMKHVGLNVAMDSFMTASYMGVDGGLIVMVADDPSMWSSQNEQDTRAIAKNAGIPVLEPSSVQEAKDMVKYAFEISEKYNQMIILRTTTRSSHMRGDVVLGELPEEIKQAKRKFGNFKKNPERYVDIPAFQKKKHPWLLETIEKFREEFNESPFNWIEGDENAKVGIIAPGLSYAYVKEALAWLGVENVKILKLGTPYPVPYGLLEKFFDGLEKVLIVEELEPVVEEQVKVWAYDKGLRIPIHGKDIVPRVYEMTTRRAVEAIAKFLDMETPVDFEEIDRKYEKVQAIVPPRPPSLCPACPHRNTFYAIRRAASPRAIFPSDIGCYTLGVLPPLRTVDTTIAMGGSIGMAHGLDVALNGVPGEEERKTGKEKKIIVATIGDSTFFHTGLPALANAIYNRSNVVIVVLDNLVTAMTGDQPNPSTGQTPHGVGKRIPIEDVAKAMGADFVKVVDPYDIKATEKAIKEALAVDGVSVIVSRQVCALYRIGQMRRRGEKWPIYHVIEDKCTGCKICINAYGCPAIYWDPETKKAKVDPTMCWGCGGCAQVCPFGAFEPMEEGE from the coding sequence ATGGCGAAAGTTACCGACATAGTGTTGTGGGACAAGCCCGGGGAGAGGGTTCTCCTCCTCGGCAACCAGGCGATAGCCAGGGGAGCTTTGGAGGGCAATATAGCTGTCTTTGCCGCCTACCCCGGAACGCCGAGTTCTGAACTTACCGACACGATGGCGGCCGTCGCCAAAAGGGCCGGCGTCTACATGGAGTACTCCACCAACGAGAAGGTAGCGTTTGAGACGGCTTTAGCTGCTTCTTGGAGCGGCCTAAGGGCCATGACGGCCATGAAGCACGTGGGCCTGAACGTTGCCATGGACAGCTTCATGACCGCCAGCTACATGGGAGTTGACGGCGGGCTAATCGTTATGGTCGCCGACGACCCGAGCATGTGGAGCAGCCAGAACGAGCAGGACACAAGGGCGATAGCCAAGAACGCTGGAATTCCCGTTTTGGAGCCTTCAAGCGTCCAGGAAGCCAAGGACATGGTAAAGTACGCCTTCGAGATAAGCGAGAAGTACAACCAGATGATAATCCTTAGGACAACAACCAGAAGCTCCCACATGCGCGGCGACGTCGTCCTTGGAGAACTGCCGGAGGAGATAAAGCAGGCAAAGAGGAAGTTCGGGAACTTCAAGAAGAACCCGGAGAGGTACGTTGACATACCGGCATTCCAGAAGAAGAAGCATCCCTGGCTGCTCGAAACTATCGAGAAGTTCCGCGAGGAGTTCAACGAGAGCCCCTTCAACTGGATTGAAGGCGATGAGAACGCGAAGGTCGGTATAATCGCTCCAGGCCTCAGCTACGCCTACGTGAAGGAGGCTTTAGCATGGCTCGGCGTCGAGAACGTGAAGATACTCAAGCTTGGAACACCGTATCCAGTTCCCTACGGCCTTCTTGAGAAGTTCTTCGATGGGCTTGAGAAGGTCCTCATCGTTGAGGAGCTTGAGCCTGTCGTTGAGGAGCAGGTGAAGGTGTGGGCCTACGATAAAGGCCTTAGAATTCCGATTCACGGAAAAGACATCGTTCCGCGCGTTTACGAGATGACGACGAGGAGGGCGGTTGAGGCCATAGCGAAGTTCCTCGATATGGAAACACCGGTAGACTTCGAGGAGATTGACAGGAAGTACGAGAAGGTTCAGGCTATAGTCCCGCCGAGGCCGCCGAGCCTCTGTCCGGCCTGTCCGCACAGGAACACCTTCTACGCCATAAGAAGGGCGGCATCGCCAAGGGCGATATTCCCGAGCGACATAGGCTGTTACACCCTCGGTGTTCTCCCGCCGCTCAGGACAGTTGACACGACCATAGCGATGGGTGGCTCGATAGGCATGGCCCACGGTCTCGACGTCGCTTTGAATGGCGTTCCGGGCGAGGAAGAGAGAAAGACCGGCAAGGAGAAGAAGATAATAGTCGCCACCATAGGCGACTCGACGTTCTTCCACACCGGTCTTCCGGCTTTAGCGAATGCCATCTACAACCGCTCCAACGTTGTCATAGTCGTCCTTGACAACCTCGTCACTGCAATGACTGGCGACCAACCGAATCCGAGCACAGGCCAGACACCCCATGGAGTGGGCAAGAGGATTCCAATAGAGGACGTGGCTAAGGCCATGGGGGCTGACTTCGTCAAGGTTGTTGACCCCTATGACATAAAGGCAACTGAGAAGGCCATCAAGGAAGCTCTAGCCGTCGACGGTGTGAGCGTCATCGTTTCGAGACAGGTGTGTGCACTCTACAGGATAGGCCAGATGAGAAGGAGGGGCGAGAAGTGGCCGATCTACCACGTCATCGAGGACAAGTGTACCGGCTGTAAGATATGTATCAACGCCTACGGCTGTCCGGCCATCTACTGGGATCCAGAGACCAAGAAGGCCAAGGTTGATCCGACAATGTGCTGGGGCTGCGGTGGCTGCGCCCAGGTATGTCCGTTTGGGGCCTTCGAGCCCATGGAGGAGGGTGAGTGA
- a CDS encoding type II toxin-antitoxin system VapC family toxin, which yields MLVVDTSAFIDSIIPVKGKEDRNRLARRAISAAEARGIPLLMPRLGVVETISLVKRLTSKEEAVDLTLEYLEAKVLQVSEDWIFEDAKTIARKIHPRAADSYFIATAKKFNAMLISSDKDMVARARKMGIRAFYVLDETQLDEYLNEISGGAV from the coding sequence ATGCTCGTGGTTGACACATCGGCATTCATTGACTCAATCATTCCGGTTAAAGGTAAAGAAGATAGAAACAGACTGGCGAGAAGGGCAATCTCCGCGGCTGAAGCCAGGGGGATTCCCCTACTAATGCCCCGCCTGGGAGTAGTTGAAACCATAAGCTTAGTGAAGAGACTAACCAGTAAAGAGGAAGCAGTTGATTTAACCCTGGAATACCTTGAGGCAAAGGTTCTCCAGGTCTCTGAAGACTGGATCTTCGAGGATGCAAAGACGATAGCCCGGAAGATTCATCCAAGGGCCGCGGATTCCTACTTCATAGCAACCGCCAAGAAGTTCAACGCGATGCTCATATCATCTGACAAGGATATGGTGGCCCGTGCCAGGAAGATGGGTATTAGAGCGTTTTATGTTTTGGACGAAACCCAACTTGATGAATACCTTAATGAGATATCTGGAGGTGCGGTTTAG
- a CDS encoding acetate--CoA ligase family protein, which yields MSLDYFFKPRAIAVIGASNDPLKLGYEVFKNLKKYKDGKVYPVNVKDEVVQGVKAYKNVKDIPDEVDLAIIVVPKRFVKQTLIDCGEKGVKGAVIITAGFGEIGEEGKKEERELVEIAHRYGMRLIGPNCVGVMNTHNDMNATFIMDAKKGDIAFVSQSGALGAGIVYKTVKEGIGFSKFVSVGNMADLDFAELMEYLADTEEDKAIALYIEGLKDGRKFIEVAKRVTKKKPVIALKAGRSESGARAASSHTGSLAGSWKIYEAAFKQSGVLIAETIDDMLSMARAFTQPLPRGKRVAIMTNAGGPGVLTADQLDKRGLKLAELEEKTIEELRSFLPPMAAVKNPVDMIASARGEDYYRTAKALLQDKNVDMLIAICVVPTFAGMTPTEHAEGVIRAVKEVNNGKPVLGLFMAGYVSEKAKELLEKNGIPSYERPEDVAAGAYALVQQAKNAGVLKGE from the coding sequence ATGAGTCTCGACTACTTCTTCAAGCCGAGGGCAATAGCTGTTATCGGAGCATCAAATGATCCGCTTAAACTCGGCTACGAGGTCTTCAAGAACCTGAAAAAATACAAAGACGGGAAGGTCTACCCCGTAAACGTCAAGGACGAGGTCGTTCAGGGCGTTAAGGCCTACAAGAACGTGAAGGACATTCCGGACGAGGTTGATCTGGCAATAATAGTCGTCCCGAAGAGGTTTGTAAAGCAGACGCTTATTGACTGTGGCGAAAAGGGCGTCAAGGGAGCGGTCATTATAACTGCTGGCTTCGGTGAAATCGGCGAGGAGGGCAAGAAGGAGGAGCGCGAACTGGTGGAGATTGCCCACAGGTACGGCATGAGGCTCATCGGCCCGAACTGCGTCGGCGTTATGAACACCCACAACGACATGAACGCGACCTTCATAATGGACGCCAAGAAAGGCGACATAGCCTTCGTCAGCCAGAGCGGTGCCTTAGGAGCTGGAATAGTCTACAAGACGGTGAAAGAGGGAATCGGCTTCTCAAAGTTCGTGAGCGTCGGCAACATGGCAGACCTCGACTTCGCCGAGCTTATGGAGTATCTGGCTGACACCGAGGAGGACAAGGCGATAGCCCTCTACATCGAGGGCCTTAAGGACGGAAGGAAGTTCATTGAGGTTGCCAAGCGAGTCACCAAGAAGAAGCCCGTTATAGCCCTCAAGGCCGGAAGGAGCGAGAGCGGTGCAAGAGCTGCTTCAAGCCACACCGGTTCTCTGGCGGGAAGCTGGAAGATTTATGAAGCTGCTTTCAAGCAGAGCGGCGTTCTCATAGCTGAGACCATAGACGACATGCTCAGCATGGCGAGGGCCTTCACACAGCCCCTGCCCAGGGGCAAGCGCGTTGCCATAATGACCAACGCAGGCGGTCCGGGAGTTCTGACCGCCGATCAGCTTGACAAGCGCGGACTCAAGCTTGCCGAGCTTGAGGAGAAAACCATAGAAGAGCTGCGCTCCTTCCTCCCGCCGATGGCGGCAGTGAAGAACCCCGTTGATATGATAGCCTCCGCGAGAGGAGAAGACTACTACAGGACGGCGAAGGCCCTCCTGCAGGACAAGAACGTTGACATGCTCATAGCCATATGTGTCGTCCCTACCTTCGCCGGCATGACACCGACGGAGCACGCTGAAGGAGTAATCAGGGCAGTTAAGGAAGTAAACAATGGCAAGCCAGTTCTCGGCCTCTTCATGGCCGGCTACGTGAGTGAGAAGGCCAAGGAACTGCTTGAGAAGAACGGAATTCCGAGCTACGAGAGGCCGGAAGATGTCGCCGCTGGCGCATATGCACTCGTCCAGCAGGCGAAGAACGCTGGGGTTTTGAAGGGGGAGTGA
- a CDS encoding metal-dependent hydrolase, translating to MVKVKFLGHAAFYIEGSKKILIDPFLSGNPQAAVKPEELEADLILVTHAHGDHIGDAIEIAKRTGAKIVAMYDIANYISQQANGQVETVGMNYGPTEVDGVGIIQVPAWHSSSDGVHSIGNASGFIVKLDGKTIYHAGDTFVFSDMALFSELYGPIDVALLPIGGHFTMGPREAAKAVELLKPRKVVPMHYNTWPPIAQDPEEFKRLVGNKAEVVILKPGEEIEV from the coding sequence ATGGTGAAGGTGAAGTTTCTGGGCCACGCTGCATTCTACATCGAAGGGAGCAAGAAAATCCTCATAGACCCGTTCCTCAGCGGCAACCCGCAGGCGGCAGTCAAGCCGGAGGAGCTTGAGGCCGACCTTATTCTGGTTACCCACGCCCACGGCGACCACATAGGTGATGCCATAGAGATAGCCAAGAGAACGGGAGCTAAGATAGTAGCAATGTATGATATTGCCAACTACATCAGCCAGCAGGCCAACGGCCAGGTTGAGACGGTAGGGATGAACTACGGGCCGACGGAGGTTGACGGCGTTGGCATAATTCAGGTTCCGGCCTGGCACTCCAGCAGCGACGGCGTTCACAGCATAGGCAATGCCTCGGGCTTCATAGTCAAGCTCGACGGGAAGACGATCTACCACGCCGGCGACACCTTCGTGTTCTCGGACATGGCCCTGTTCAGCGAGCTCTACGGGCCGATTGACGTTGCCCTGCTCCCGATAGGAGGCCACTTCACCATGGGGCCAAGGGAAGCTGCCAAGGCCGTCGAGCTGTTGAAGCCGAGGAAGGTCGTGCCGATGCACTACAACACCTGGCCGCCGATCGCCCAAGATCCGGAGGAATTCAAGAGACTCGTTGGCAATAAGGCTGAAGTGGTTATT